A single genomic interval of Anopheles darlingi chromosome X, idAnoDarlMG_H_01, whole genome shotgun sequence harbors:
- the LOC125949317 gene encoding uncharacterized protein LOC125949317 isoform X1 has protein sequence MESSESEDDQTKHGSNGVTPDAATEDIDAMDVETPEACEYLDPVGIRLGPKQPKKSSENEDVIVCISDSDSEPSTPEDEFSTSDQVEGEEEIEAESTPESETSTPEDEFSTSDQVEGEEEIEAESTPESETSTPEDEFSESDQVEGEEEIEAESTPESETSTPEDEFSKSDQVEGAEENKAESTPASESETSKAKGEFSKSGKNLVNRSLANLVDPTDSYRFLLPLPPLIRRDRVTNTPMANNKTLNLPLPPLTLANRIPLPVVHSEVDSPEEQPLEKKPHHIFEISDDDDLSKPATLDGLSFDLTGDDSDEESNSFLVDKNTDNLQSGVASEQVAAPNENDESMSEPLIEGNVGAVESQLPRQSDKPTGNNDNASQSMTNSEQLAAPNEDDESMSEPIIEASVTGAECQLPCRQSDKPTGNNHDASQLVSDILVPSGEGASTSLTGNQRHSQPTNTSVSLFRPAPLIHPYISTLFRRTAPGLPNFRVNQTHYLDRILSAVFPNDHNEPVYTRVPGGFEYTRLLQLFSRKKKTKRIQSASNRRDMMLKSPFYEGRTRYGGASAVRSNSDNQLFQRPLTTRQDALPTNAGQSQLLTPLMSSTSTSPSTDGTDKWRQLTYPSSYDRPTWYDSKNRMTRGRVPMTELVIPNVVQLLQYKRQLLTKDTSGRSEEHQNPNAVAGKTNSPPPPDIASEVGKRDQQITKIKPAITRTRPSTTTNASDLFTPAPRHELPNVALQGLTSLPKLDLPPEFCFGPGSSQPAWKTLSSMNQPARDNMQQHTVCMYPIPVIPDGEAPSSETFQFSQPENLGSWATEETYSSISDPPTAFDFVAPVPMDISSVSGIVETNAQPDSDLSINLPSFAQLSRTATGTWECPTCMVFNAQSFNRCAACECPQPGTSTMESIQPSAAAPAPAVDFKTLVSTQAANGWECQECFVRNAAKEQHCVCCGAKPKVLTASQPAPLAVMNQSQPAAKIMPAASDHFKALVHLQKSDKWECSTCLTRNDIASMRCACCEQPKPSTSNQPVMNQLTFGNFPADNLTPQQTNFGNTSAMQTVGAVPDNTTSTVTSAASSEQLLQPKPLFDNNSINANQMRTSLPSFATMKGAQKYEGVKPVAISAPAIPNVETGPSKSRSKSIAATAVGVTTRSKTLLKRKSDTQDERQQTVPFLGRRSRRGNLIWTRSEADQKAGAKRNPNPPTKHDDEEEKP, from the exons ATGGAAAGTTCAGAATCAGAAGACGATCAGACGAAGCACGGAAGTAATGGTGTAACGCCAGATGCCGCCACGGAAGATATTGACGCTATGGATGTTGAGACGCCGGAAGCATGTGAGTATCTCGATCCGGTAGGGATCCGGCTCGGACCAAAGCAACCCAAAAAG TCGTCGGAGAACGAAGACGTTATTGTATGCATTTCGGACTCTGATTCCGAGCCCTCGACGCCCGAAGACGAATTTTCGACATCCGACCAAgtagaaggcgaagaagaaattgAGGCAGAATCGACACCGGAGTCCGAGACCTCGACGCCCGAAGACGAATTTTCGACATCCGACCAAgtagaaggcgaagaagaaattgAGGCAGAATCGACACCGGAGTCCGAGACCTCGACGCCCGAAGACGAATTCTCGGAATCCGACCAAgtagaaggcgaagaagaaattgAGGCAGAATCGACACCGGAGTCCGAGACCTCGACGCCCGAAGACGAATTCTCGAAATCCGACCAAGTAGAAGGCGCAGAAGAAAATAAGGCAGAATCGACACCGGCGTCTGAGTCCGAGACCTCGAAGGCCAAAGGCGAATTCTCGAAATCTGGAAAAAATCTGGTAAATCGTTCACTAGCTAATCTGGTGGACCCCACCGATTCCTATCGTTTTCTGTTGCCTCTACCACCGTTGATTCGGAGAGACAGAGTTACTAACACTCCAATGGCGAACAACAAAACGCTCAATCTACCACTTCCTCCATTGACGTTGGCGAATCGGATTCCGTTGCCGGTAGTGCATTCGGAAGTAGATTCTCCGGAAGAACAGcctttagaaaaaaaacctcatcatattttcgaaatttcggatgacgacgatctgAGCAAACCGGCAACTTTGGACGGGTTGAGTTTCGATCTAACTGGCGACGACAGTGATGAAGAGTCCAACTCATTTTTGGTAGACAAAAATACAGACAATTTGCAATCCGGGGTTGCCAGTGAGCAAGTAGCAGCCCccaatgaaaatgatgaatccATGAGCGAGCCGCTGATTGAGGGTAATGTAGGCGCGGTAGAATCTCAGCTACCTCGTCAATCCGACAAACCAACCGGGAACAATGATAATGCATCGCAATCCATGACCAACAGTGAGCAATTAGCAGCTCCAAACGAGGACGATGAATCAATGAGCGAGCCAATTATCGAGGCTAGTGTAACCGGAGCCGAATGCCAGCTACCTTGCCGCCAGTCCGACAAGCCCACAGGGAACAATCACGATGCATCGCAGCTAGTGAGCGATATACTTGTGCCTTCCGGTGAGGGTGCTTCAACATCATTGACAGGAAACCAGCGTCACTCTCAGCCAACAAATACCAGCGTTAGTCTTTTTCGCCCAGCACCGCTTATCCATCCGTACATCAGCACTCTGTTTAGGCGAACTGCGCCTGGGCTTCCTAACTTCCGCGTAAATCAAACTCATTATCTCGACAGAATTTTGTCCGCAGTCTTTCCAAATGACCATAATGAGCCGGTTTACACTAGAGTCCCCGGTGGTTTTGAATACACGCGGCTTCTCCAACTCTTctcgagaaaaaagaaaaccaaacggaTTCAAAGTGCGTCAAACCGTAGAGATATGATGCTAAAGTCCCCGTTCTATGAAGGGCGGACCCGTTACGGAGGAGCGTCCGCGGTCCGAAGCAATTCGGACAATCAACTTTTCCAGCGGCCATTGACAACTCGCCAAGACGCTCTACCGACCAATGCTGGCCAGAGTCAGCTATTGACTCCGTTGATGTCATCAACTTCTACGAGTCCGTCAACCGACGGAACGGATAAGTGGCGCCAGTTAACCTACCCGAGTAGCTACGATCGCCCAACTTGGTATGATTCCAAGAATAGAATGACACGCGGTCGTGTGCCGATGACGGAATTGGTCATACCCAATGTCGTCCAGCTGTTGCAGTACAAGCGGCAGTTGCTAACGAAGGATACGTCGGGCAGATCCGAAGAACATCAAAATCCCAATGCTGTTGCCGGCAAAACCAACTCACCACCGCCTCCCGACATAGCGAGTGAAGTTGGAAAACGTGATCAGCAAATAACGAAGATAAAACCGGCTATAACACGGACACGCCCAAGCACTACCACTAATGCTAGCGACCTATTTACAcccgcgccacgccacgagctCCCGAACGTAGCATTGCAGGGGCTGACTTCGTTGCCGAAGCTGGATCTACCACCGGAGTTCTGTTTTGGACCGGGCTCCTCACAACCAGCCTGGAAAACGTTGAGCTCAATGAATCAGCCGGCCAGAGACAATATGCAGCAGCatactgtgtgtatgtacccGATACCCGTGATTCCTGATGGCGAAGCGCCTTCATCCGAGACATTTCAGTTTAGTCAACCCGAGAACTTGGGAAGCTGGGCAACCGAGGAGACTTATTCAAGCATTTCAGATCCGCCAACTGCGTTCGATTTTGTGGCACCTGTTCCTATGGACATCAGTAGCGTTTCTGGAATCGTGGAAACTAATGCACAGCCTGATTCAGACCTTTCAATTAATTTGCCCTCGTTCGCCCAGCTATCGAGAACAGCGACCGGCACATGGGAATGCCCAACCTGCATGGTATTCAATGCACAAAGCTTCAATCGCTGCGCTGCATGCGAGTGTCCACAACCCGGAACATCGACAATGGAATCTATCCAGCCGTCCGCGGctgcccctgcccctgccgTCGATTTCAAAACACTCGTTAGCACACAGGCCGCCAACGGTTGGGAGTGTCAGGAGTGCTTTGTGCGTAATGCAGCAAAGGAGCAGCACTGCGTTTGCTGTGGCGCTAAACCAAAAGTATTGACGGCCAGTCAGCCGGCTCCTCTGGCAGTGATGAATCAGAGTCAGCCTGCTGCTAAAATTATGCCAGCGGCATCTGATCATTTTAAGGCGCTCGTGCACCTCCAAAAATCAGACAAATGGGAATGTTCGACGTGCCTAACGCGCAACGATATTGCGTCGATGAGATGTGCTTGTTGTGAGCAGCCGAAACCGTCCACTTCAAATCAACCGGTAATGAATCAACTTACGTTTGGTAACTTCCCGGCAGACAATCTAACGCCGCAGCAAACAAATTTCGGCAACACCAGCGCAATGCAGACAGTCGGAGCAGTACCCGACAATACAACATCAACAGTGACTTCTGCGGCCAGCAGCGAGCAGTTGCTGCAACCAAAACCACTGTTCGataacaacagcatcaacgctAACCAAATGAGGACTAGTTTGCCTTCCTTTGCCACG ATGAAAGGTGCACAGAAGTACGAAGGTGTCAAACCGGTCGCGATCTCGGCACCCGCCATACCCAACGTAGAAACAGGACCTTCTAAATCCCGTTCAAAGTCCATCGCTGCCACG GCTGTCGGAGTAACAACAAGAAGTAAGACGTTGCTTAAAAGGAAAAGCGACACACAGGATGAAAGGCAGCAAACGGTGCCATTTTTAGGACGACGATCCCGGCGCGGCAATTTGATATGGACTAGAAGCGAAGCGGATCAGAAGGCTGGTGCCAAACGTAACCCTAATCCGCCGACTAAGcacgacgatgaagaggagaaACCGTAA
- the LOC125949317 gene encoding uncharacterized protein LOC125949317 isoform X4 translates to MESSESEDDQTKHGSNGVTPDAATEDIDAMDVETPEACEYLDPVGIRLGPKQPKKSSENEDVIVCISDSDSEPSTPEDEFSTSDQVEGEEEIEAESTPESETSTPEDEFSTSDQVEGEEEIEAESTPESETSTPEDEFSESDQVEGEEEIEAESTPESETSTPEDEFSKSDQVEGAEENKAESTPASESETSKAKGEFSKSGKNLVNRSLANLVDPTDSYRFLLPLPPLIRRDRVTNTPMANNKTLNLPLPPLTLANRIPLPVVHSEVDSPEEQPLEKKPHHIFEISDDDDLSKPATLDGLSFDLTGDDSDEESNSFLVDKNTDNLQSGVASEQVAAPNENDESMSEPLIEGNVGAVESQLPRQSDKPTGNNDNASQSMTNSEQLAAPNEDDESMSEPIIEASVTGAECQLPCRQSDKPTGNNHDASQLVSDILVPSGEGASTSLTGNQRHSQPTNTSVSLFRPAPLIHPYISTLFRRTAPGLPNFRVNQTHYLDRILSAVFPNDHNEPVYTRVPGGFEYTRLLQLFSRKKKTKRIQSASNRRDMMLKSPFYEGRTRYGGASAVRSNSDNQLFQRPLTTRQDALPTNAGQSQLLTPLMSSTSTSPSTDGTDKWRQLTYPSSYDRPTWYDSKNRMTRGRVPMTELVIPNVVQLLQYKRQLLTKDTSGRSEEHQNPNAVAGKTNSPPPPDIASEVGKRDQQITKIKPAITRTRPSTTTNASDLFTPAPRHELPNVALQGLTSLPKLDLPPEFCFGPGSSQPAWKTLSSMNQPARDNMQQHTVCMYPIPVIPDGEAPSSETFQFSQPENLGSWATEETYSSISDPPTAFDFVAPVPMDISSVSGIVETNAQPDSDLSINLPSFAQLSRTATGTWECPTCMVFNAQSFNRCAACECPQPGTSTMESIQPSAAAPAPAVDFKTLVSTQAANGWECQECFVRNAAKEQHCVCCGAKPKVLTASQPAPLAVMNQSQPAAKIMPAASDHFKALVHLQKSDKWECSTCLTRNDIASMRCACCEQPKPSTSNQPVMNQLTFGNFPADNLTPQQTNFGNTSAMQTVGAVPDNTTSTVTSAASSEQLLQPKPLFDNNSINANQMRTSLPSFATMKGAQKYEGVKPVAISAPAIPNVETGPSKSRSKSIAATGVSIAPVF, encoded by the exons ATGGAAAGTTCAGAATCAGAAGACGATCAGACGAAGCACGGAAGTAATGGTGTAACGCCAGATGCCGCCACGGAAGATATTGACGCTATGGATGTTGAGACGCCGGAAGCATGTGAGTATCTCGATCCGGTAGGGATCCGGCTCGGACCAAAGCAACCCAAAAAG TCGTCGGAGAACGAAGACGTTATTGTATGCATTTCGGACTCTGATTCCGAGCCCTCGACGCCCGAAGACGAATTTTCGACATCCGACCAAgtagaaggcgaagaagaaattgAGGCAGAATCGACACCGGAGTCCGAGACCTCGACGCCCGAAGACGAATTTTCGACATCCGACCAAgtagaaggcgaagaagaaattgAGGCAGAATCGACACCGGAGTCCGAGACCTCGACGCCCGAAGACGAATTCTCGGAATCCGACCAAgtagaaggcgaagaagaaattgAGGCAGAATCGACACCGGAGTCCGAGACCTCGACGCCCGAAGACGAATTCTCGAAATCCGACCAAGTAGAAGGCGCAGAAGAAAATAAGGCAGAATCGACACCGGCGTCTGAGTCCGAGACCTCGAAGGCCAAAGGCGAATTCTCGAAATCTGGAAAAAATCTGGTAAATCGTTCACTAGCTAATCTGGTGGACCCCACCGATTCCTATCGTTTTCTGTTGCCTCTACCACCGTTGATTCGGAGAGACAGAGTTACTAACACTCCAATGGCGAACAACAAAACGCTCAATCTACCACTTCCTCCATTGACGTTGGCGAATCGGATTCCGTTGCCGGTAGTGCATTCGGAAGTAGATTCTCCGGAAGAACAGcctttagaaaaaaaacctcatcatattttcgaaatttcggatgacgacgatctgAGCAAACCGGCAACTTTGGACGGGTTGAGTTTCGATCTAACTGGCGACGACAGTGATGAAGAGTCCAACTCATTTTTGGTAGACAAAAATACAGACAATTTGCAATCCGGGGTTGCCAGTGAGCAAGTAGCAGCCCccaatgaaaatgatgaatccATGAGCGAGCCGCTGATTGAGGGTAATGTAGGCGCGGTAGAATCTCAGCTACCTCGTCAATCCGACAAACCAACCGGGAACAATGATAATGCATCGCAATCCATGACCAACAGTGAGCAATTAGCAGCTCCAAACGAGGACGATGAATCAATGAGCGAGCCAATTATCGAGGCTAGTGTAACCGGAGCCGAATGCCAGCTACCTTGCCGCCAGTCCGACAAGCCCACAGGGAACAATCACGATGCATCGCAGCTAGTGAGCGATATACTTGTGCCTTCCGGTGAGGGTGCTTCAACATCATTGACAGGAAACCAGCGTCACTCTCAGCCAACAAATACCAGCGTTAGTCTTTTTCGCCCAGCACCGCTTATCCATCCGTACATCAGCACTCTGTTTAGGCGAACTGCGCCTGGGCTTCCTAACTTCCGCGTAAATCAAACTCATTATCTCGACAGAATTTTGTCCGCAGTCTTTCCAAATGACCATAATGAGCCGGTTTACACTAGAGTCCCCGGTGGTTTTGAATACACGCGGCTTCTCCAACTCTTctcgagaaaaaagaaaaccaaacggaTTCAAAGTGCGTCAAACCGTAGAGATATGATGCTAAAGTCCCCGTTCTATGAAGGGCGGACCCGTTACGGAGGAGCGTCCGCGGTCCGAAGCAATTCGGACAATCAACTTTTCCAGCGGCCATTGACAACTCGCCAAGACGCTCTACCGACCAATGCTGGCCAGAGTCAGCTATTGACTCCGTTGATGTCATCAACTTCTACGAGTCCGTCAACCGACGGAACGGATAAGTGGCGCCAGTTAACCTACCCGAGTAGCTACGATCGCCCAACTTGGTATGATTCCAAGAATAGAATGACACGCGGTCGTGTGCCGATGACGGAATTGGTCATACCCAATGTCGTCCAGCTGTTGCAGTACAAGCGGCAGTTGCTAACGAAGGATACGTCGGGCAGATCCGAAGAACATCAAAATCCCAATGCTGTTGCCGGCAAAACCAACTCACCACCGCCTCCCGACATAGCGAGTGAAGTTGGAAAACGTGATCAGCAAATAACGAAGATAAAACCGGCTATAACACGGACACGCCCAAGCACTACCACTAATGCTAGCGACCTATTTACAcccgcgccacgccacgagctCCCGAACGTAGCATTGCAGGGGCTGACTTCGTTGCCGAAGCTGGATCTACCACCGGAGTTCTGTTTTGGACCGGGCTCCTCACAACCAGCCTGGAAAACGTTGAGCTCAATGAATCAGCCGGCCAGAGACAATATGCAGCAGCatactgtgtgtatgtacccGATACCCGTGATTCCTGATGGCGAAGCGCCTTCATCCGAGACATTTCAGTTTAGTCAACCCGAGAACTTGGGAAGCTGGGCAACCGAGGAGACTTATTCAAGCATTTCAGATCCGCCAACTGCGTTCGATTTTGTGGCACCTGTTCCTATGGACATCAGTAGCGTTTCTGGAATCGTGGAAACTAATGCACAGCCTGATTCAGACCTTTCAATTAATTTGCCCTCGTTCGCCCAGCTATCGAGAACAGCGACCGGCACATGGGAATGCCCAACCTGCATGGTATTCAATGCACAAAGCTTCAATCGCTGCGCTGCATGCGAGTGTCCACAACCCGGAACATCGACAATGGAATCTATCCAGCCGTCCGCGGctgcccctgcccctgccgTCGATTTCAAAACACTCGTTAGCACACAGGCCGCCAACGGTTGGGAGTGTCAGGAGTGCTTTGTGCGTAATGCAGCAAAGGAGCAGCACTGCGTTTGCTGTGGCGCTAAACCAAAAGTATTGACGGCCAGTCAGCCGGCTCCTCTGGCAGTGATGAATCAGAGTCAGCCTGCTGCTAAAATTATGCCAGCGGCATCTGATCATTTTAAGGCGCTCGTGCACCTCCAAAAATCAGACAAATGGGAATGTTCGACGTGCCTAACGCGCAACGATATTGCGTCGATGAGATGTGCTTGTTGTGAGCAGCCGAAACCGTCCACTTCAAATCAACCGGTAATGAATCAACTTACGTTTGGTAACTTCCCGGCAGACAATCTAACGCCGCAGCAAACAAATTTCGGCAACACCAGCGCAATGCAGACAGTCGGAGCAGTACCCGACAATACAACATCAACAGTGACTTCTGCGGCCAGCAGCGAGCAGTTGCTGCAACCAAAACCACTGTTCGataacaacagcatcaacgctAACCAAATGAGGACTAGTTTGCCTTCCTTTGCCACG ATGAAAGGTGCACAGAAGTACGAAGGTGTCAAACCGGTCGCGATCTCGGCACCCGCCATACCCAACGTAGAAACAGGACCTTCTAAATCCCGTTCAAAGTCCATCGCTGCCACG GGTGTTTCGATTGCACCAGTCTTTTAG
- the LOC125949317 gene encoding uncharacterized protein LOC125949317 isoform X3 produces MESSESEDDQTKHGSNGVTPDAATEDIDAMDVETPEACEYLDPVGIRLGPKQPKKSSENEDVIVCISDSDSEPSTPEDEFSTSDQVEGEEEIEAESTPESETSTPEDEFSTSDQVEGEEEIEAESTPESETSTPEDEFSESDQVEGEEEIEAESTPESETSTPEDEFSKSDQVEGAEENKAESTPASESETSKAKGEFSKSGKNLVNRSLANLVDPTDSYRFLLPLPPLIRRDRVTNTPMANNKTLNLPLPPLTLANRIPLPVVHSEVDSPEEQPLEKKPHHIFEISDDDDLSKPATLDGLSFDLTGDDSDEESNSFLVDKNTDNLQSGVASEQVAAPNENDESMSEPLIEGNVGAVESQLPRQSDKPTGNNDNASQSMTNSEQLAAPNEDDESMSEPIIEASVTGAECQLPCRQSDKPTGNNHDASQLVSDILVPSGEGASTSLTGNQRHSQPTNTSVSLFRPAPLIHPYISTLFRRTAPGLPNFRVNQTHYLDRILSAVFPNDHNEPVYTRVPGGFEYTRLLQLFSRKKKTKRIQSASNRRDMMLKSPFYEGRTRYGGASAVRSNSDNQLFQRPLTTRQDALPTNAGQSQLLTPLMSSTSTSPSTDGTDKWRQLTYPSSYDRPTWYDSKNRMTRGRVPMTELVIPNVVQLLQYKRQLLTKDTSGRSEEHQNPNAVAGKTNSPPPPDIASEVGKRDQQITKIKPAITRTRPSTTTNASDLFTPAPRHELPNVALQGLTSLPKLDLPPEFCFGPGSSQPAWKTLSSMNQPARDNMQQHTVCMYPIPVIPDGEAPSSETFQFSQPENLGSWATEETYSSISDPPTAFDFVAPVPMDISSVSGIVETNAQPDSDLSINLPSFAQLSRTATGTWECPTCMVFNAQSFNRCAACECPQPGTSTMESIQPSAAAPAPAVDFKTLVSTQAANGWECQECFVRNAAKEQHCVCCGAKPKVLTASQPAPLAVMNQSQPAAKIMPAASDHFKALVHLQKSDKWECSTCLTRNDIASMRCACCEQPKPSTSNQPVMNQLTFGNFPADNLTPQQTNFGNTSAMQTVGAVPDNTTSTVTSAASSEQLLQPKPLFDNNSINANQMRTSLPSFATMKGAQKYEGVKPVAISAPAIPNVETGPSKSRSKSIAATCVIYRVFRLHQSFSSVIPGSRILPCCRSNNKK; encoded by the exons ATGGAAAGTTCAGAATCAGAAGACGATCAGACGAAGCACGGAAGTAATGGTGTAACGCCAGATGCCGCCACGGAAGATATTGACGCTATGGATGTTGAGACGCCGGAAGCATGTGAGTATCTCGATCCGGTAGGGATCCGGCTCGGACCAAAGCAACCCAAAAAG TCGTCGGAGAACGAAGACGTTATTGTATGCATTTCGGACTCTGATTCCGAGCCCTCGACGCCCGAAGACGAATTTTCGACATCCGACCAAgtagaaggcgaagaagaaattgAGGCAGAATCGACACCGGAGTCCGAGACCTCGACGCCCGAAGACGAATTTTCGACATCCGACCAAgtagaaggcgaagaagaaattgAGGCAGAATCGACACCGGAGTCCGAGACCTCGACGCCCGAAGACGAATTCTCGGAATCCGACCAAgtagaaggcgaagaagaaattgAGGCAGAATCGACACCGGAGTCCGAGACCTCGACGCCCGAAGACGAATTCTCGAAATCCGACCAAGTAGAAGGCGCAGAAGAAAATAAGGCAGAATCGACACCGGCGTCTGAGTCCGAGACCTCGAAGGCCAAAGGCGAATTCTCGAAATCTGGAAAAAATCTGGTAAATCGTTCACTAGCTAATCTGGTGGACCCCACCGATTCCTATCGTTTTCTGTTGCCTCTACCACCGTTGATTCGGAGAGACAGAGTTACTAACACTCCAATGGCGAACAACAAAACGCTCAATCTACCACTTCCTCCATTGACGTTGGCGAATCGGATTCCGTTGCCGGTAGTGCATTCGGAAGTAGATTCTCCGGAAGAACAGcctttagaaaaaaaacctcatcatattttcgaaatttcggatgacgacgatctgAGCAAACCGGCAACTTTGGACGGGTTGAGTTTCGATCTAACTGGCGACGACAGTGATGAAGAGTCCAACTCATTTTTGGTAGACAAAAATACAGACAATTTGCAATCCGGGGTTGCCAGTGAGCAAGTAGCAGCCCccaatgaaaatgatgaatccATGAGCGAGCCGCTGATTGAGGGTAATGTAGGCGCGGTAGAATCTCAGCTACCTCGTCAATCCGACAAACCAACCGGGAACAATGATAATGCATCGCAATCCATGACCAACAGTGAGCAATTAGCAGCTCCAAACGAGGACGATGAATCAATGAGCGAGCCAATTATCGAGGCTAGTGTAACCGGAGCCGAATGCCAGCTACCTTGCCGCCAGTCCGACAAGCCCACAGGGAACAATCACGATGCATCGCAGCTAGTGAGCGATATACTTGTGCCTTCCGGTGAGGGTGCTTCAACATCATTGACAGGAAACCAGCGTCACTCTCAGCCAACAAATACCAGCGTTAGTCTTTTTCGCCCAGCACCGCTTATCCATCCGTACATCAGCACTCTGTTTAGGCGAACTGCGCCTGGGCTTCCTAACTTCCGCGTAAATCAAACTCATTATCTCGACAGAATTTTGTCCGCAGTCTTTCCAAATGACCATAATGAGCCGGTTTACACTAGAGTCCCCGGTGGTTTTGAATACACGCGGCTTCTCCAACTCTTctcgagaaaaaagaaaaccaaacggaTTCAAAGTGCGTCAAACCGTAGAGATATGATGCTAAAGTCCCCGTTCTATGAAGGGCGGACCCGTTACGGAGGAGCGTCCGCGGTCCGAAGCAATTCGGACAATCAACTTTTCCAGCGGCCATTGACAACTCGCCAAGACGCTCTACCGACCAATGCTGGCCAGAGTCAGCTATTGACTCCGTTGATGTCATCAACTTCTACGAGTCCGTCAACCGACGGAACGGATAAGTGGCGCCAGTTAACCTACCCGAGTAGCTACGATCGCCCAACTTGGTATGATTCCAAGAATAGAATGACACGCGGTCGTGTGCCGATGACGGAATTGGTCATACCCAATGTCGTCCAGCTGTTGCAGTACAAGCGGCAGTTGCTAACGAAGGATACGTCGGGCAGATCCGAAGAACATCAAAATCCCAATGCTGTTGCCGGCAAAACCAACTCACCACCGCCTCCCGACATAGCGAGTGAAGTTGGAAAACGTGATCAGCAAATAACGAAGATAAAACCGGCTATAACACGGACACGCCCAAGCACTACCACTAATGCTAGCGACCTATTTACAcccgcgccacgccacgagctCCCGAACGTAGCATTGCAGGGGCTGACTTCGTTGCCGAAGCTGGATCTACCACCGGAGTTCTGTTTTGGACCGGGCTCCTCACAACCAGCCTGGAAAACGTTGAGCTCAATGAATCAGCCGGCCAGAGACAATATGCAGCAGCatactgtgtgtatgtacccGATACCCGTGATTCCTGATGGCGAAGCGCCTTCATCCGAGACATTTCAGTTTAGTCAACCCGAGAACTTGGGAAGCTGGGCAACCGAGGAGACTTATTCAAGCATTTCAGATCCGCCAACTGCGTTCGATTTTGTGGCACCTGTTCCTATGGACATCAGTAGCGTTTCTGGAATCGTGGAAACTAATGCACAGCCTGATTCAGACCTTTCAATTAATTTGCCCTCGTTCGCCCAGCTATCGAGAACAGCGACCGGCACATGGGAATGCCCAACCTGCATGGTATTCAATGCACAAAGCTTCAATCGCTGCGCTGCATGCGAGTGTCCACAACCCGGAACATCGACAATGGAATCTATCCAGCCGTCCGCGGctgcccctgcccctgccgTCGATTTCAAAACACTCGTTAGCACACAGGCCGCCAACGGTTGGGAGTGTCAGGAGTGCTTTGTGCGTAATGCAGCAAAGGAGCAGCACTGCGTTTGCTGTGGCGCTAAACCAAAAGTATTGACGGCCAGTCAGCCGGCTCCTCTGGCAGTGATGAATCAGAGTCAGCCTGCTGCTAAAATTATGCCAGCGGCATCTGATCATTTTAAGGCGCTCGTGCACCTCCAAAAATCAGACAAATGGGAATGTTCGACGTGCCTAACGCGCAACGATATTGCGTCGATGAGATGTGCTTGTTGTGAGCAGCCGAAACCGTCCACTTCAAATCAACCGGTAATGAATCAACTTACGTTTGGTAACTTCCCGGCAGACAATCTAACGCCGCAGCAAACAAATTTCGGCAACACCAGCGCAATGCAGACAGTCGGAGCAGTACCCGACAATACAACATCAACAGTGACTTCTGCGGCCAGCAGCGAGCAGTTGCTGCAACCAAAACCACTGTTCGataacaacagcatcaacgctAACCAAATGAGGACTAGTTTGCCTTCCTTTGCCACG ATGAAAGGTGCACAGAAGTACGAAGGTGTCAAACCGGTCGCGATCTCGGCACCCGCCATACCCAACGTAGAAACAGGACCTTCTAAATCCCGTTCAAAGTCCATCGCTGCCACG TGTGTAATTTACAGGGTGTTTCGATTGCACCAGTCTTTTAGCTCGGTGATCCCAGGATCCAGAATCCTTCCGT GCTGTCGGAGTAACAACAAGAAGTAA